DNA from Eucalyptus grandis isolate ANBG69807.140 chromosome 5, ASM1654582v1, whole genome shotgun sequence:
TTCTAAGTGTGCTGGTTTTAAGAAGTGTTCAACAGAGTCTTGTTCATATAGCGTTGATACTAATAGGTTCGAGGTGTTATATCTTGGGAGGCGAAATTCGTGAAACTGCTTAGCACTGTTGGTAGGAATTAATTGTCTTAAGAATATTCGGTTAACTGTACCTCACTTTCAattattgtttattttgttgTCACTTTCTTAATAAATTTTCTGGTTACAACAAACAGTGTTACGTATCTTTCCCCAATacgagtcttcttcttctctttctctttctttattttccaacAGTTATTATCAGACATTATGTTCCCAAGATCTTCCCGTTTTTATATCAAAGTGGCAGAGTAGATTTGGATAAACACGAATTGCGAAAATGCTCATGAAGCGCAATAGAGAAaagcttttaattttctattaatttgaaggataaaatttttaaaaaataaaatgatacgAAAAATCCTATGGATCCTCAAtaaaagacaataaaaaaaaaaatattgtggTCTTATGGAGTTTCCCCAGGTGGGTCGAGGAGCTCTAAAGTCCAAGAAGTCACTTGCCAGACCAAAAAAGATATTAATAAAAACTGAAACCTTTTAAAATATTGTCTAGTTTTCAATTAATCAAATCTCTAAGAAAACTATCGAAAGTTGATAAATCTAACTAACGTTTAAATAAAGATGATCTTAAATCTATCAAAAAACATATGAAAGTCAAATTTCATATTCCCGCATCGCATCATTGACAGATCTGTCTCAAAGTTTGACTGGAAACTTTTATCACAGaaaaattttatattgaaaGTCAAATGAAAGTATGCttaatcttttgttttgttttttttgttccaaaacgtAAGCTTAAGTTAATTTCTTCATTATTGTTGGTTATGCGAGGAAAGCTCGACTTTAATTGGTGAAGGCCACTCAAGAAAGGAATTAGGTACTACAACTCAAGATTTGGGatctgacaaaagaaaaaaaaaagattcgggaaaattactaaaagaattCTAagcctattgcaattgtgttaatttagttctaaacatttttctcaatttagtactaaactctttacatttgtatcaatttagtccatttagccaattttggcttgTTGATATTGACGTGGTATAACCAACGCtaatgtggataaattttactaatatttttgaacttatatttttcttttgtttttccttttcctttttctttttttttttccttcatcttcttcgatTAGCAATTGGTCAAAGGCAAGGGCGAGGTTGACCTCCCTAGTGATGGTGAGGTTGGCTGGTGGGGGCGAGCTTCGCCAGGGCCAATCTTGCCGCCTCAATGACCAACTagaggaaaaagatgaaggtaggagaaaaaaaagaaaaggaaaagtgaaaaataaataaaaaattaaaatattattaaaaattatccacttaGTACCACTAAACTAAATTGGttagatggactgaattaggcttatgagtgaattaacataattacaataggtttatgatttttaaaagtaattttcctctaaagatttttttctttttcattctttttcatcTAAATCGTTGTAGCAGTTCTTAATTCTGTTTCGTGATTAGGTGACTTTGGGTCaacttaataatattttctttctgtGCTGGAAAGTTTTGGTTCTAGCAAACAAGGgttattgaaaggaaaaaaaacaaaaaattcaagcTTTATCGAACTGCATCACATGTATTCCaaaacaatgatatatttaccataaaattttcttatatataagaaatctcaaatttatacttatgtgatacatttacccttcatcaatgtttcgttagatgatttttttgtagtcaaaatgTCGTCTTTATTTCACTTAAGCCATGGGAGCATCATATCAATACCGTTTACTTTCTGGAGTCCATTAAGGTAGATTTTTAACGATGCTTTATTGACGGAACCTTGACAAGATggtaaatatgttatatatgTACAAATTTGGGATTTCTAGAGTCatagaaaaaagtttagggCAGAATTTGAGATTTTCGGTAGCTCTTGTCCTTACTTAAAATGTTGGGTGAAGATAGAAAATGGACATCATCTTTTTGGACAGCTACGTGCTATTAAAAGATACGTTACCCAATAAaatatgtattatatatatatatatatatattttaaatgtcatatatttggaagaagaagaatgttaaAATGATGTCCGTGTGTCATCAGAAAATGGACGATACGATTTTCCAAGTGTTCAGTTCATTATGGTAGGTGCAGATCCTGTAATTTACTCATCTTTGATGAAGTCTGAATGGGGTTATTGCTTCTCAACGGCCATTCCTAACCACCCTTCAACACAACTTTTTCGTTGAAATCGACCGTGTTTCCATactcaaattccaaataaattaGGTACACACGCATCGGTGGGACGGAAATCCTCTCCCTGGCACAATACCTCCATGGCTGTCTCACCATATCAACACTGTTGAGAATTGATTAAGAGAGTTCTGACGTGGGGTGtggggggagagggagggagagagagagagagcgcgagtAGGATGATCATGTCGGAATGAAGAATAAAGTGAGTGAAGTCATTTTTATTACTTGATTATAGGTTGTCACATATAATTATATCGTTCTGGTACTGTAAGTGTCGATCCAACTTCCCTCCGGACTCGAGTTAAAGGGGCCAAAGAGGCGCGCAGAGAGCTTTGCAGGCAATTTCCCATCAATTCTTGATAATGGACGTCCCctattcatcatcatcatcatcatcatcatcatacgcATCCTCTGTACTGCCGCAATACGAAGTGGTCTTGAGCTTTGGAGAGGATGCGAGCTCGCTCGTTTCTCCCCTTTTCACCGGCTTGACGAAGGCGGGGATAAGCGTGTTTTTAGGCTCGGGAAGTGACCCCGTGCTGTCCAAAATGATTGAACTGTCGAAGATATCGATACCCATCATCTCGCCCGAGTACGCTTCCAGCCAGAACTCCCTCATGGTGCTGGACCGGATGTTGGATTGCAGGGACACCATGAACCATGTCGTCATTCCCATTTTCTATCGCGTTAACCCCTCCTTCGCGGTTCACAAAAATCGAAGAAGCGATGGCATGCTTCTTGACTCATTGAAGTCCGCCCTCCATCGTATAGGACAATTGAAGGGATATCGCCTTGACGGCGTGAGCGACTGGTAATTGTGCTCTACTTTCATTTGCTTGTACCTCCATGTATATTCCAGTGCGAAGTGATTGATGTTGAAGTATCAACTCGTTGGACATTATCTTGGCGAATAATGGAGGAATTTGAGACTTTAGGAACAGCCGGTTACTTTCCATATTTTGAAATGGCTCCAGAAGAAAGCACAAAACGGTGGccttaatttgatttttgatttagtAGCATTTCACACTTTTTCTACCAAGCCACACATCGGCGGTGGGAGTGGACTtcgataacttctttttttcttgggagAGGAGATGGCGAGCACTTTGCACATGTGAATCCTGAGTTCGTAGAGGAATTAGTAATTTATCGAAGAGAATAAGCCGTTTGGATGACTACTCTTAAGTCTTTAGAGGCAGGAAAAACCTTGTATGGTTACCGGGTCCGACATAATAATCGATGACCCAAATAATGATTAAGAACTCATGTGGAGCATACACTAATTCCACAAATTTATATAGAGTCAATTCcgtattttgttgattttgttcgTCGTAGACGTTCATGACTTTTCTCAAGTTGCCTTGTCCTCGTGGACCATTAATTGGGTATAACTCGAGTATTCTGCTTCATTCTTCTGCCTTCCTTGATATTTCGTTCTTTAGTTTCTCATGATCATACGTTGTGCTCATTTACTCATTTTGATTGTTTGGAATGGCAGGCTTCTGTACGAGCTCATCTTGTATGTCACTCGGCAGCTGAAGGAAGCTGAACTAATCGGTGCTTCCATGCCAGTCGGAATAGAAAATCAAGTCCTCGAGATAATGAGAAGTCTTTATGTTGACTATCGCAACGGACAAGCGCTTGATGTACATGGCAGTGAGGCCCGAATGGTCGGAATATATGGCATCAAGGGGATCGGGAAAACAACTCTTGCAAAGTTTGTTTACAACCAACTATATCCTCTGTTTGAAGGCTGCTGCTACCTGGGAAACATCCAAGAAATATCGAGAACCGAGTCCCTCGAGCATCTGCAAAGCCAACTGGTTTCTAACCTGCTAAAACGAGAACACATAAGCTTTGGTTCGTTCCAAGAAGGTATTTACTATATCAGAAATGAGTTTCGCAACATGAGAGTTCTCATTGTGCTCGATGATGTCAATGAGCAGCATCATCTCAAAGCATTAGCTGGAAAGCTAAGCTGGTTTGGGTCAAGAAGCAGGATAATCGTGACGACCAGAAACACCGATCTTCTTAAGATCCCTGAAGTGGTTGCGGCTTATGAAGTTAAGCCTATGGCCGCAGATCAATCCCTTCATCTTTTCTATCGACATGCTTTTGGGGGAAGTTTTCCCCATGAGGACTACCCTAAACTGTCCAAGGAAATTATTTCCACAGCTGGAGGCCTTCCTGTAGCAATTGAGGTTATAGGTTCATTTCTGtacagaaaaaacaaaaacatatggATTGAGACGTTACAGAAATTCGGtgcaagaaatatatatttggaTATAGCTTATTCAGCGTTCATAACTAGCTATGAAGCTCTAGATGAGGGGGCAAGAAATATATTTCTAGATATTGCTTGTTTTCTTGAGGGAAAGGACAGGAGAATGCCCTTATACATGTGGGAGGACTCTGGTTTTTATCCTCGTAGTGGTATCGAAAGTCTCCTTCTCGCGTCCCTGGTGAAAATTGGAGAGAATAACGAGCTCTTGGTGAATGATCCATTAAGAGACCTTGGTCGAGTAATTGTCGGCGAGGAAGACCCCACGAACCCTGGAAAGCGCAGCAGGCTGTGGAATCACGAGGAGTCCCTCCTTACCTTAGAGAGCAAAATAGTAAAATATCTTATTTTGGAATACTATGTATGCCATACTTCCTGATTTTAACCACTAGAATTCACTGATCTTTTCTTCGATCTGCAGGGAACAGAGAGGGTTCAAGCCCTCTGTCTCAAGGTTGACAATAGTTCAGACAAGTTTTTCACACGGGAAGAATTTCAAAGACTGTCTCAGCTGAGGTTCCTAAAATTGGACAATGCAAATATTCGGGGAGATTTCACTAATCTACTCTCCGGTTTAAAGTGGCTCGACTGGCGAGGGTGCCCCGAGACCTTTAAAGCCAAGAACTTGCATCTGAAGAAGTTGATGATTCTTGATTTATCACGGAGCAAGGTCACTCACAAATGGAAGGGCTGGAGTCAAATCAAGGTGACACggaacatatttcattttatttgactCATGACTTGGAATTAACTTTGTCTGAAATATATTCTCTTTTGGATTGCAGATGCcacaattgaaagttttgaacCTCACGGGGTGTCATGAAATGATGGAAACTCCCGACTTCTCCGGTTACCCACAGTTGGAGATGTTGATTCTCGAAAGCTGTCTTGAATTGCTCAGTATAGACCCTTCAATTTGTGTTCTAAGATGCTTGGtttccttgaatttgaaatcCTGCAGAAATTTTTGTGAGTTGCCACCGGAAATGGGTAACATGGAAGCACTGAAAGAGCTTCTCCTAGATGGGACTTCTGTACAAGTAATCCCTTCATCAATACGTCGTATGAAGAAACTTGAAACTCTTAGTGCCTCCAATTGCTGCTCACTAACTAGGCTGCCCAAATCCATTTGCAATATAGAAGCTCTTTCGATGCTCTTGCTGGAAAATGTGAATATCCCCAAACTCCCCAATTCGATTGGAAGTTTGGTGAAACTTAAACGGTTGTTGTTGAGGGACTGCCGGCGGATACAGGCACTTCCAGAATCTATCGGCAAATTAGGATGCTCGTTGCTGGAGTTGGATGTATCAGGGATGCCTATTTCGGAACTGCCCGAATCCATTAGAAACCTGCAGCAACTGAGAGTTCTTAAGATGGATCGTTGTCTTGTGAGAGAGTTTCCTAGGGCCATTGGTGAGCTAAGGAAGCTTGAAGAGATCCATGCTTCCCATTGTACGAGTTTGGAGGGAAGCATTCCTGATGACATTTACAATCTACAATTCTTGAAAATATTGATCCTAGGACATAGTGGTGTTTCTGTACTACCACAGTCAATCGGGGTTCTAAACCATCTCCAGACCCTTGATTTACTTCCTTGCAACAACATTGAAACTTTGCCGATGCTTCCCCCGAGTTTGACTTGTCTGCGAATAAACTCAAAGAAGATGAGCATAATCCCAAATATCCAGAATTTAGTTGAATTGGAGGAGTTGAGCTTCGGCGATGAGAACCCCAAGGGGCTAATAGTTCCTCGTAACCCCACATTCATTTCGACCGAGCACAAGTCTCTTTGGGCCGTAACATTTCCAAAGCTCAGGAGTTTAGAGTTTTCTCATTACCAAATCCTCAATCTGAGATTTGAGTACAGCTCTGCATGCGTTCCTCAGCTCAAGAAAGTCTTCCTGGGGGGCGCAAATCTTCAAAGAATATCGGGACTTCCCTCATCATTGTCCGTCTTGTCAATTCGAGCTTGTTCATCGCTGACGAGTTTGCCAACATTTCAGAATTTGAGTCACTTGTTGGAGCTAGAGCTCTCAAGCACGGCTGTCAAAGAAATTTCAGGGCTTGGAGAGTTAAAAAGCCTAGAGATCCTGGTGGTGTCGGATTGTGAGATAGAACATCTCAACGGCCTCTCCGAATTGAGATCATTGAAGAGATTGTCTCTCAAGCACTGCAAGTCCCTCAAGTCGCCCAATGTATCTGGCCTCACCATGTTGAAAGTCCTGGAAATCCACAAGTGCCAGAAGATCCGCTATATCGAAGGCCTCGAGGAGTTGACATCCTTGGAGCAGCTGCTCGTGAGTGAATGTAAGGCTGCAAGGTCAGATGAAGTAAAACAAGCCCTGAGGAGAGTACGAAAACGTTTGAGGACATCCCCTTGAGTATGAGCATTATGTCATATGATGTGTTCTGCTTTTCCCCTAGAGTATCACGAATGttcgttttcttttaatttctcaCCATGCTATTGAGAAGAGTGGAAAAACTAGTCATTCTTGTGTTTCAATATATCCAAATCCAAGAGCGGAAAAGTCGCATGTAATTTGGGCAGTTTCTGGTAAAGTGAAATCCACATAATGTAGGCCCGTTTGATTCAACTTTGaggaaatggctttgcatttccccaagtatcctTGAGAGAATGAGCATTTTGGGAAGGGAAGTGTGTTTGGAAACCAATTTTTTGTGTATGTTTTGCAAAGctatttcaaagtaaaaagaaaaatgaaaaaaaaagaaaagggaggaggagatgcagctGGGTGATCGTGGGGGTGcggctggtggcggtggcggtggtggtggcggggAGGTAGTGGCAGTGGTGGGGAGCAGCTCGCCTGAGGTCGCCTCGGCGACACTGCAGGTGGCGCCGATCTCAGGCGATGCCACGAGATGCGCGACCCAAGGCGTCGCttgggtcgctcgacctcggcggcgtcgcctgaggtcgaGCGACCCAGTGACGCCGCCCGAGGCCGCGTGACCTCGAGTAGCGGTGCCGGGTCGCTCGACCTAAGCGATGCCTGAGGTCACCCGACCTCAGGCCACCTCGcttgaggttgcgcgacctcaggcgaggcaTCCCGGCAGCCCACTTGCGGCTGAGCACCATCAACCGCGAAACTCGGCCGACTCTCAGGCGGGGGAAGAAGAATCGAACGGGGAAGAAGATGGTGGGGAAGAAGAATGAACAGTGACTCTCaggcattttggaaatgccaAAGCTTAAAGCAGCCCTACCcagcattgggctttcagcatgtgGAATGTCCACATTCCACCAAGGAGCATTCAAAAGTTTtgccaaacacaaaaaatttcccccaaggggctttcggggcccaaagccccttgggaaagtcCAACCAAAACGGGGCTGTAGTACTTCTAAACCGTGCATTACGGCACTCGCGAGagttatttcctttttcgcTTAAAAGAGAATGTGAAAGTTCTCTTGGATTTGTTTTCACTGCCAGACAATTTGCAACACGAAAGATATTTACAACGCGCTTGGTACCCAGGAAATAGCTATTCTTGTGATGTAGCTACGCTGATCTGAATTCAGATGGTTGGGGCAGCAAAATTGGATCTCACTCTGGTTTGAATTCACAACCACGGGATTAAATCCAAGAAAATTTTCAGTTGAAATGGAAATTAAAGGGCGTGTAAATTAGGGCAAACCAACGACAGGAATCACAACTAACAAATTAATGGGACAGAAATTCATAATAGGTGTCGATGCACAACCTATGTAGCATGGACACTCTCCGAAagctttcgtgtcgtgtccgacactccgacatttgttcgacacgctccgacacgcggtcaacgagtgtcgaaaaatccgacacgtggtcaactctctccgacacgctccgatacacgagtccagaattccgacatgcatggggtcaattttaaaaatttctaatacttgaggggtcaaaatataaatatacacgaaagaagtaataaatttgctataaatatacacgcacggggtcaattttttttttttcagttttgttttttttttttttttataattgtttgagttttttaaaagtcttttactatgaaagaagtaataaaaaatgctatatattataaataaataaatttaaaaatatcatttcagcattttctttaaacaatgtttttttcctctaagttttatgtattattgtaacaaattaaaataatgaatgatattatttaatatttttcgtgtaaattaattctaggctatttttattattatttatttatgtatttatatataaaaatatttaatatataacgtgtcggaatgcgtcgaaattctctatttttaagaaatgacgtcggcgtatcgtgtcgtgtcgtgtcgcgtgtcgcgtgtccgtgttgGTGTTACATAGTGCACAACTTGGTTTTCAAGATTCCATTAAGCTTCCACCTCCGATTGTACCTGCCACCGCAAACACAGGTTAGGATGTCCAGGCTTATAGCCCGGATTGCCCTCCGATGTTTAAGTTAGGATGGAGAAATATGGTATATAAGAAGTTTTCTTAGGAGTCGAGAGTTTCAAACCGATATCTCAGTGTCCAAATACCTGTTTAAAAGTCTTTCTATTCTGCTTGTCAGATTGGTGTTAACGTTTAGCGACCGAACTATGGCAATTGTCAATTGATCCCAACAAATTGCAATACGTCGAGAAAATTGTGATGTACCTTGGCATGTAATGGTCAAACTAACTATACCAATGGGCTCTTGAGTCCTCACAGCGATTTCTCTATTAATCCCTCTAATAGGACAACTTTAAGTGGAGGTCTTGTCAATATACTTCCGGCTGTTTAACCCATATAAACTCAGCACCCGAGTTGTGCCCTTTCTTAGTCGTTCTTGTTGTGTAGGAATACTCTGATCAGACGTGGTATGGACACGTGTTTGATGCCTAGTGGCTTGCCAAACCTTTTATTATAATAGATGCCCGAATTCAGATATTGAGGCTGAAGATGAGATTCATATCCGAATCCATGGATATGCACATTACAATCAATAAAAACACGAGCTGAAACGGAAAGACAACATCAAACCTCCGAAGGAAATTTTGGCAGGCTTTTGGCACGTCTGAGtgttctttcttctctcttggtCTTGCAATTGATAGATGGGATTTTGGCAAATCTTAACATGGTTGCATTCAtctatttttgcaataatagtTGGTTCCACGGCAGGATGCAAGTTGGGATTTATTAAGTTATTTTTtaggggctgtcgaccagcaAGATGAAGTAAAAAAAACGATAGTTCCATTGCCTTCACAATTATATCGGTCTGGGCTTTAAGACATTACCATCTGAGAACCAAAAGCAGATGCCGTACATTTTAAATGTGATGTGGTGCTCAATGGTAAACTTACGggcagtttttttctttttggtcggaAAAATTATAAGGAGTTGACGCATGGCAAAATACTAACCGATACTGGgcccctttttcctttattttccattttaattgttaaagttttgatactttatttattttttcctagaAGTCAAAATTTAATGTCTTcaattgttatttatttttttctttatatctaTCTAATTTTGTGAACTCAATAGACATGCATCATGCGTATCTTGATTTTTCCCTCCTACGAAACTACCTactttttaaaatcaataatcATTACATTCGGTGTCGTGTTTAATCTCTTTGATACATTAATCATTGAATGGATGATAGGAAGATAAATTCGGTTACTCAACTATTTCTTAGTACGAAGGCACTCATTAAACGGTTAATGTGTAAGAAGTTATTCACACCTTCAATGGACTAGATACAAATCCTTTTAaaatattgttgacacctaatttttatttttcaaaaagtatatataaaaaaatcaaaatcaattcaaaaatcaaaatcaaaaattttaattattaattttcctttaaaaaaaaaaagtcgtgcgagtccgggtcgggtcggatccggccttggcccgacccAGCCCTTTTCACCTTATTTTCCCCcgcatgggcttgggcccaaacctctcctttcctttttatttttttttcccctcgcGTGGCCCagccttcttcctcccttcgGCCCGGCCCGCCTCGTTGTCTTCTCCCTCGACCGTCTTTTGCACAGGGAATCAGCGAAGCAGAAAGCAGCCGTCTTCCGCATGGGGAATCGACaactatgtagcacggacactctccggaagcttTCATATCATGTCCGACACTCTGACACGTGTCCGGCATGCTCCGACACGTCCTAACAcactccgacacgcggtcaacgagtgtcgaaaaatccgacacgtggtcaactctctccgacacgctccgacacgcgagtccagaattccgacacgtgatTCTGACACGCAcggagtcaattttaaaaatttctatacttgaggggtcaaaatataaatatacaccaaagaagtaataaatttactataaatatacacgcacggggtcattttttttttcagttttgttttttttataatggtttctgtttttttaaaagtcttttactatgaaagaagtaataaaaaatgctatatatgataaataaataaatttaaaaatatcatttcagcatttttctttaaacaatattttttccctctaagttttatgtattattgtaacaaattaaaataatgaatgatattatttaatattttcgtgtaaattaattctaggctattattattattatttatgtatttatatataaaaatatttaatatataatgtgtcggaatgtgtcaaaattctctatttttaagaaatgacgtgtcagcgtgtcgtgtcacgtgttgTGTGTCCGTGTTGGTGCTACATAGATCGGCAAAGGTGAAAAGCAAAGCCGACAAGAGGATCTGGAGTGGCTATAGGAGGGAGCACAATCCGTAGGGAGAGTCGGCTGGCGAGTCGGCGGATTGGTCGGACGAGGGCACGCGCGAGccgaatggaaagaaaagaaagagaagcagaaagGGATCtgtagagaaaaagaaaaacaggagaCGAAAATAGAGAGAGGGAACGGGAAAAAAATGGAGCAAAGGGAGATGAAAATAGGGGGCGAGAGCGAGAGAAACAGAAAGCGGAGGGGGAACTCATCGAGGCCACTGCCGTCGACGCATCTCCCGATCGCTGCAACCGCCGTTGACGCATCTTTGGGTCGACGTCGCTGCCGCCACCGCTGCAAATGTGTCTCCAAGCTACCATCCCCGTCGGAACTCAGGttggcatttcatcgaacacctGGTGTGTATTTTTTGAGCTCGAGCTAGCTAGAGTTCGTTCTGTCCTTTTCGAGCGAGCTCCGGCCTCCGTAGGTCCTCTCTTAGGTCCTCGTTTATTGCTGTTTATTTGCTGGTCATCATCGCCGCCGCCTCAAAGCTCCATTAGGTTGGAAGCCGCTCGGTTCGTTATGCACATCACCTGTTCGCCGTAATGCCCAAGCGGGCTCTCCCTCCCCCGTTCCTCTGTGTAGAGTCCAGCTAGTCTCTTAGTCACCGGAATGCTGCCGTCGTCTGCTGGAAAGCCAAATCGTGTCCCTCCGAAATGAGGCGGCACCGTCGCGACCCCAATTGGATCGTCGGCCCCTTCGCCCCTGTCTTCCATGCCGTTGCAGCTCGCTGAGCGGTCACGACTGAGCAGTCGCTGACCAGGGGAGCGCGGGCCGAGCTTGGCCAGGTCTGCGACCTGGCCCGCTCGGTCTCTCTAGGCCTGCAAGCCCACTGTCCGGAATCAACCTGGACCGTGGGCCTGcgagtgaattttttttttaaaaaaaaaagacttgggCCCTTCGGATTGGGCCCAAGTCCAATTTGCCCTCAAGCAGGCCTGGTCGGGCGGACTCGACCCATCTTGCTCGGGCTGAGCCCGGATCGAGTCAGACCCGACCCAGCCCGGTcccaaaaaatcattaaaagaaaaagaaaacaatttcgaaatttttttaaaaaattaaaaaagaaattaaaaaatgatggggtttggttaggaattgctatgttttgcatttttagtgtaattagacctttatttgctcgtatattaattatgttgcatgtttaatttgcatatctaattatgtttaattgcatgtatttaattttattgcaattaggatcttgatggctatgattgttactttaatgattgcgcacccgcatgatcacctcacatgttagtggataagcataaaatcaatctaaactgcttgacaaaaatcattttgttaaaatgaacaagattatgtactaaaatggcactaattggctaattagtgtaatcaactccctgaccctagattctccaggttgtgtaggaagtgaggcacgcttcCATGCCTCAGTTGGCTTCTAgttgaccccaataggctagtggcgactccttttgtgcaaaatccCTTAAGAACaacccaatgtcacgcggggtatgggcttgagagagcccggGCCTGACCATGGGCTTTAGGcctgtcctttaggcaatacccctaaacctgctccctccccccgagggtaggtcgcgacagcttgacGACTCTACTGGGGactggttttaaaccttagaggacttagaccaatattaatcttgttcataaatatttttgtttggtagcaAGGATTttaggtacgtccctaacattaaaagtgttaaatgtttttgtagaatgagaggtataaggggaagtgtttgctcacatTTGTCTTGTAGGGAGGTGAAGGAATGTATGGTTATTTTTCATGTATGAAGTGTTGATTACTTATGAATTGTCATGCCTGCATCctttgcattgcactacac
Protein-coding regions in this window:
- the LOC104441092 gene encoding disease resistance protein RPV1, yielding MDVPYSSSSSSSSSYASSVLPQYEVVLSFGEDASSLVSPLFTGLTKAGISVFLGSGSDPVLSKMIELSKISIPIISPEYASSQNSLMVLDRMLDCRDTMNHVVIPIFYRVNPSFAVHKNRRSDGMLLDSLKSALHRIGQLKGYRLDGVSDWLLYELILYVTRQLKEAELIGASMPVGIENQVLEIMRSLYVDYRNGQALDVHGSEARMVGIYGIKGIGKTTLAKFVYNQLYPLFEGCCYLGNIQEISRTESLEHLQSQLVSNLLKREHISFGSFQEGIYYIRNEFRNMRVLIVLDDVNEQHHLKALAGKLSWFGSRSRIIVTTRNTDLLKIPEVVAAYEVKPMAADQSLHLFYRHAFGGSFPHEDYPKLSKEIISTAGGLPVAIEVIGSFLYRKNKNIWIETLQKFGARNIYLDIAYSAFITSYEALDEGARNIFLDIACFLEGKDRRMPLYMWEDSGFYPRSGIESLLLASLVKIGENNELLVNDPLRDLGRVIVGEEDPTNPGKRSRLWNHEESLLTLESKIGTERVQALCLKVDNSSDKFFTREEFQRLSQLRFLKLDNANIRGDFTNLLSGLKWLDWRGCPETFKAKNLHLKKLMILDLSRSKVTHKWKGWSQIKMPQLKVLNLTGCHEMMETPDFSGYPQLEMLILESCLELLSIDPSICVLRCLVSLNLKSCRNFCELPPEMGNMEALKELLLDGTSVQVIPSSIRRMKKLETLSASNCCSLTRLPKSICNIEALSMLLLENVNIPKLPNSIGSLVKLKRLLLRDCRRIQALPESIGKLGCSLLELDVSGMPISELPESIRNLQQLRVLKMDRCLVREFPRAIGELRKLEEIHASHCTSLEGSIPDDIYNLQFLKILILGHSGVSVLPQSIGVLNHLQTLDLLPCNNIETLPMLPPSLTCLRINSKKMSIIPNIQNLVELEELSFGDENPKGLIVPRNPTFISTEHKSLWAVTFPKLRSLEFSHYQILNLRFEYSSACVPQLKKVFLGGANLQRISGLPSSLSVLSIRACSSLTSLPTFQNLSHLLELELSSTAVKEISGLGELKSLEILVVSDCEIEHLNGLSELRSLKRLSLKHCKSLKSPNVSGLTMLKVLEIHKCQKIRYIEGLEELTSLEQLLVSECKAARSDEVKQALRRVRKRLRTSP